From Tamandua tetradactyla isolate mTamTet1 chromosome 26, mTamTet1.pri, whole genome shotgun sequence, a single genomic window includes:
- the LOC143669970 gene encoding uncharacterized protein LOC143669970, which produces MHKASCGPDKGTVYEIAHEWLSLTAVALPASPLTPALPLLLDSSMDELEKLGALASSTDQAKPNILDTILEIKEEPSVLSLPPTSVPDESPFSLLPFPHPGVTSASAHSSEAAPLQNNIKPTQHKFSDVKKMRRGFSDSENAPEVLGDKFVASACTHVGSLYKTLPVIGEEDEEICEGVVSGIQTGLQESQEPDSLSGSHDATEVTASLHIEEEEEEKPDCLKSLTATPTDHRVSEEACSAVKTSNEPLSFSAEDKTSTPFPSGPLPSSPFPSPFVSVSALVPELSQPTQPYSPPLLPKYSHPQEINSPQLKADFKREIFVLGKPPRSPVLARRSCSSPVRALGGSHRVGSERPAPGPTSWPCPLSGAASSLVAREVK; this is translated from the exons ATGCACAAGGCTTCATGTGGTCCAGATAAAGGAACTGTCTATGAAATCGCCCATGAGTGGCTGTCCCTGACAGCCGTGGCTCTGCCTGCAAGCCCACTCACCCCAGCACTACCTCTTTTGCTGGACAGCTCCATGGATGAATTAGAGAAGCTTGGTGCTTTGGCCTCATCAACTGACCAAGCCAAACCAAATATCCTAGACACCATCCTTGAAATTAAGGAAGAACCTTCTGTTCTCTCCTTGCCTCCAACATCTGTACCTGATGAATCACCTTTCTCTCTGCTCCCTTTCCCCCATCCTGGTGTAACCTCAGCTTCAGCCCATTCTTCTGAGGCCGCACCACTTCAGAATAACATAAAGCCAACTCAACACAAGTTTTCAGATGTGAAAAAGATGAGAAGGGGCTTTTCAGACTCAGAAAACGCGCCTGAAGTCCTAGGTGATAAGTTTGTGGCCTCTGCATGCACTCATGTAGGTTCCTTGTACAAAACGCTTCCTGTCATTGGAGAGGAAGATGAGGAAATCTGTGAGGGGGTTGTGTCGGGCATCCAGACAGGACTGCAGGAGTCTCAAGAACCAGATTCCCTGTCGGGTAGCCATGATGCCACGGAGGTGACAGCAAGCCTACACattgaagaggaggaggaggagaagcctGACTGCTTAAAATCTCTAACAGCCACCCCCACAGATCATAGGGTCTCTGAGGAAGCTTGCAGTGCAGTCAAGACCAGTAATGAG CCACTTTCATTTTCGGCGGAGGACAAAACGAGCACACCTTTCCCAAGTGGtcctcttccctcctctccctttccttctcccttcgTCTCTGTCTCTGCCCTGGTCCCTGAGCTTTCTCAGCCTACCCAGCCTTACTCACCCCCTCTCCTCCCTAAATACTCACACCCACAGGAGATAAATTCACCACAGTTAAAG GCTGACTTTAAAAGAGAGATATTTGTCCTGGGTAAGCCTCCGCGTAGCCCCGTGCTGGCTAGGAGATCCTGCAGCTCACCTGTCCGAGCGCTCGGCGGTTCCCACAGGGTAGGATCGGAGCGCCCCGCCCCGGGACCGACCTCCTGGCCGTGCCCCCTTTCAGGGGCTGCCTCTTCCTTGGTTGCCCGGGAAGTAAAGTAG